One window from the genome of Marinobacter sp. LV10R510-11A encodes:
- a CDS encoding AAA family ATPase — translation MKIEVALNKSASTKERGDLLEALTEKLLTAQSYEVIKEIRFTAVELDLLCRHKISGKEIYVECKAYRDKNIDANILKNLAGTLIFKDYSEAWLIGTGDYGKEAKGFVKEWQDKPKEQATKLSFYDPAKVIESLISAGVIKNRPEDKAEEYAGSENLIGEWVLLVTKYGMFWAAATLSGGIPSGVICYYANNNELLIDPKLLENLSETDTSLNKLDFTLMKSQATRTTEIETTKVVDVVQVQTGEAWTDYRPARPRDFVGRTKDINYIFDFLKNIKEKKTSTRIFAITGNSGMGKSSFIAKLKSKADNYQNKNKFFVFPVDVRAATGPEYIYSSLLNALKSAQNSGFGDGNINLILSDVGSPLNSETIRKFLESLEPKNQIVTLVFDQFEELYSKPELFEVFEKAKSLLLNAASIKLNFCLGFAWKTDSTTHSEHPAYFFWHQLSDYRVTRKLVPFSDGESGAAISIFEKEINQKLHTDLKHNLIASSQGYPWLLKKLCIHLYGKIENGFDQNDLLENKLDIASLFEEDIDELEPGEAACLKLIAQRAPVDWFEIIETSGPDTLKSLINRRLVIRSGDRLNVYWDIFKEYILTGNVPVIPLRYLPSTDFSSLYKVVRYLDHEIKLSVHDLAGKATLSEGTIQNIGSDMVMFGVANREGGLYSLSEDIIDSNEANILKAIREKFKKHAFTHAFKGKASRSAVTVNALIETLKQLFPDNKYAEKTWHSYTVRLCRWLELCGFIEVSGNGWVYRDQGDVVTERLKLERRRRKSNIFTAPASPALVLETLNWLKEKGEVDKEEEKPKGYRNALAVLKRFELVVIEKNNYMLALDRINKFSNYSEAIWISANSESILLEVVKLIESNKAVSGKDIGNVLADKYDLSWAEASRIRNGGSIRQWALWLYEGKVNSEIPKCPGRT, via the coding sequence ATGAAGATAGAAGTTGCACTAAATAAGTCTGCCTCAACTAAAGAGAGAGGCGATCTTCTGGAAGCGCTAACTGAAAAACTCTTAACAGCGCAGTCGTATGAAGTTATCAAGGAAATAAGATTTACTGCTGTAGAGTTAGACTTGTTATGTCGTCACAAGATCAGTGGCAAAGAAATATATGTAGAGTGCAAGGCATACCGGGATAAAAACATTGATGCAAATATTCTCAAGAACCTAGCTGGTACACTTATCTTTAAGGACTATTCAGAAGCGTGGCTTATCGGTACTGGCGACTATGGAAAAGAAGCAAAAGGTTTCGTTAAGGAATGGCAAGATAAACCTAAAGAGCAAGCAACAAAGTTAAGTTTTTATGATCCTGCGAAAGTTATTGAGTCACTTATTAGTGCGGGCGTAATAAAAAATCGTCCAGAGGATAAAGCGGAAGAATATGCTGGTAGTGAAAACCTGATAGGTGAGTGGGTTTTATTGGTTACAAAATATGGAATGTTTTGGGCTGCTGCAACATTGTCAGGTGGTATTCCTTCTGGAGTTATATGCTATTACGCAAATAACAATGAATTACTAATCGACCCCAAACTGCTGGAAAACCTTTCTGAAACAGATACTAGCTTAAATAAGCTCGACTTTACTCTGATGAAAAGCCAGGCCACTAGAACTACTGAAATAGAAACAACTAAAGTAGTAGACGTTGTTCAAGTACAAACTGGCGAGGCATGGACTGATTATAGACCCGCTAGACCTCGAGATTTTGTCGGTAGAACGAAAGATATAAATTACATCTTTGATTTTTTAAAAAACATTAAAGAGAAGAAAACAAGCACTCGGATTTTTGCCATAACAGGGAATTCCGGGATGGGGAAAAGTTCATTTATTGCCAAACTAAAAAGTAAGGCAGACAATTATCAGAATAAGAATAAATTTTTTGTTTTCCCCGTTGATGTTCGTGCAGCTACAGGCCCCGAGTATATTTATTCCTCATTATTGAATGCATTGAAAAGCGCACAAAACTCTGGTTTTGGAGATGGAAATATTAATCTGATTCTATCTGATGTTGGTAGTCCGCTTAACTCTGAAACTATTAGGAAATTTTTAGAGTCATTAGAACCAAAAAACCAGATTGTAACATTGGTTTTTGATCAGTTTGAAGAGCTGTATTCTAAGCCAGAGCTATTTGAAGTGTTTGAAAAAGCCAAGTCATTGTTACTAAATGCAGCATCTATAAAGCTTAATTTTTGCTTAGGCTTTGCTTGGAAAACCGATAGTACAACTCATAGTGAACACCCAGCATATTTCTTTTGGCATCAACTTTCAGATTATCGTGTCACTAGAAAATTAGTGCCTTTTTCTGATGGTGAGTCCGGCGCTGCAATAAGTATATTTGAGAAAGAAATTAATCAGAAGTTACACACTGACTTGAAGCACAACTTGATCGCAAGTAGTCAAGGTTATCCATGGCTCCTGAAAAAGCTGTGCATTCACCTTTATGGGAAAATAGAAAATGGATTTGATCAGAACGACTTGCTAGAGAATAAGCTAGATATTGCAAGTTTGTTTGAAGAAGATATTGACGAGCTTGAGCCAGGTGAGGCAGCTTGTTTAAAGCTAATAGCGCAACGAGCACCAGTTGACTGGTTTGAAATAATCGAAACATCTGGCCCCGATACTTTAAAGTCACTTATTAACAGACGTTTGGTTATTAGGAGTGGTGATCGACTAAATGTCTACTGGGATATTTTCAAAGAGTACATTTTAACAGGAAATGTTCCAGTTATACCTTTGAGGTATCTCCCATCTACTGACTTTTCATCATTATATAAAGTGGTTAGATATCTTGACCATGAGATAAAACTTTCAGTACATGATTTAGCCGGCAAAGCAACACTGTCTGAAGGAACGATTCAAAATATCGGTTCTGATATGGTTATGTTTGGTGTTGCTAATAGGGAGGGTGGTCTTTATTCGCTTAGTGAAGATATCATAGATAGCAATGAAGCCAATATTCTAAAAGCCATACGAGAGAAGTTCAAAAAGCATGCTTTTACCCATGCTTTTAAAGGAAAAGCTTCCCGCTCTGCTGTGACGGTTAATGCTCTAATTGAAACTCTGAAACAATTATTTCCAGACAACAAATATGCTGAAAAAACATGGCATAGCTATACAGTTAGGCTTTGTCGGTGGTTAGAGTTATGCGGATTTATCGAGGTTTCAGGCAATGGCTGGGTATACCGTGATCAGGGGGATGTCGTTACTGAAAGGCTAAAGTTAGAACGGAGACGTAGAAAGAGTAATATATTTACTGCCCCAGCATCACCAGCCTTAGTCTTAGAAACATTAAATTGGCTGAAAGAAAAGGGAGAAGTCGATAAAGAAGAAGAGAAGCCGAAAGGCTATCGGAATGCACTTGCAGTTCTAAAGCGATTTGAACTTGTTGTCATTGAAAAAAATAATTACATGTTAGCGCTAGATAGAATTAATAAGTTCTCAAACTATAGTGAGGCTATTTGGATAAGTGCAAATTCTGAAAGTATTCTTCTAGAGGTTGTAAAATTGATTGAATCAAATAAAGCTGTTTCAGGAAAAGATATTGGAAATGTCTTAGCTGATAAGTATGACCTTTCTTGGGCTGAGGCTTCCAGAATAAGAAATGGCGGTTCGATTAGGCAGTGGGCCCTTTGGTTGTACGAAGGAAAAGTTAATTCTGAAATACCTAAATGTCCTGGACGAACGTGA
- a CDS encoding IS91 family transposase, translating into MMAGALTVQTILNRFLPGQTLDSHRRKVCARLTGCRTARMGGMEMRCDHCEARSICYYGCRDRHCPQCQGRASQQWSERQRSLLLPVPYFHLVFTLPHTLNGWVQLHPDVVYRCLFAAVWDTLNQFGRNTRHLGGELGMTAVLHTWGQNLSRHVHVHCLIPGGVLTGNGDWHKAKSHYLFPVRALSRRFRGRMVSLLRASVNAGELHRVTRNGEIDGVLDGLMQQEWVVYTRHCLNQAESVVDYLARYTHRIAISNGRLLTMEDDRIAFRYKDYRDHSRLKTQWLDGQEFVRRFLMHILPKGFMRIRHFGYLSNRTRRRKLAVIRHCLSQPPKPEATPESPVSQRCWPCLLCDNGLVRMVRQIPRFRITAVPTG; encoded by the coding sequence ATGATGGCCGGTGCACTAACTGTCCAGACGATTCTAAACCGATTCCTTCCGGGTCAGACACTGGACAGCCACCGGCGCAAGGTCTGCGCCCGGTTAACGGGGTGCCGAACCGCCCGCATGGGCGGTATGGAAATGCGCTGTGATCATTGCGAGGCCCGCTCCATCTGTTATTACGGCTGCCGGGATCGGCATTGTCCGCAATGTCAGGGGCGAGCGAGTCAGCAATGGAGCGAACGTCAGCGATCCCTGTTGTTGCCGGTGCCTTACTTTCATCTGGTGTTTACGCTGCCCCATACCTTGAACGGCTGGGTTCAGCTCCATCCCGACGTGGTCTATCGCTGTCTGTTCGCCGCAGTCTGGGACACGCTTAACCAGTTTGGGCGCAACACCCGGCACCTTGGCGGCGAGTTGGGCATGACGGCGGTGCTCCACACATGGGGACAGAACCTGAGCCGTCATGTTCACGTGCATTGCCTGATCCCCGGCGGAGTGTTGACCGGCAATGGTGATTGGCACAAAGCTAAAAGCCACTACCTGTTCCCGGTACGGGCTCTATCCCGGCGTTTTCGAGGGCGCATGGTGTCGTTGCTAAGAGCGTCGGTGAACGCAGGTGAGCTACACCGGGTGACCCGCAACGGTGAGATTGATGGTGTGCTCGACGGCCTGATGCAGCAGGAATGGGTTGTCTACACTCGACACTGCCTGAACCAGGCCGAGAGCGTAGTGGATTATCTGGCTCGCTACACGCACCGAATCGCCATCAGCAATGGGCGCTTGTTGACGATGGAGGATGACCGGATCGCCTTCCGCTATAAGGATTATCGAGATCATTCACGATTGAAGACCCAGTGGCTGGATGGCCAGGAGTTCGTACGGCGGTTCCTAATGCACATTCTGCCAAAAGGCTTCATGCGAATTCGCCATTTTGGCTACCTGAGCAATCGAACCCGGCGACGAAAATTGGCTGTTATCCGGCACTGCTTATCGCAGCCGCCCAAACCAGAAGCGACACCGGAAAGCCCAGTATCTCAGCGGTGCTGGCCCTGTCTCCTCTGTGACAACGGTCTGGTTCGCATGGTTCGCCAGATTCCACGGTTCAGAATAACGGCTGTGCCGACGGGTTAG
- a CDS encoding tyrosine-type recombinase/integrase: MTPLRQTMIQAMCQHGFSPRTQQSYLYVVTALARYYRRSPDQLKVEDLQVYFNYLVQERSLSPASCRVYLHGIRFLYLKVLHWAHFDVTLVLPKRPQRIPELLTRQEVARLLAAVLNPKHQALLSVTYGCGLRVSEAVALKVKDIDGERHLLRIEQGKGAKDRMVPLAPGLLRVLRRYWQIRHPMLWLFPSDLLPDRHLHITTPQKVYHTAKTTSGIEKCGGIHALRHAYATHQLERGLPIHELQRLLGHSDLRSTQRYLHWLPGVTPQNGGPADLIAHLGGA, encoded by the coding sequence ATGACACCTTTACGTCAGACCATGATCCAAGCCATGTGCCAACATGGCTTTTCCCCCCGAACCCAGCAAAGCTACCTTTATGTGGTCACCGCGCTGGCTCGTTATTATCGGCGCTCGCCTGATCAACTGAAGGTTGAAGACTTACAGGTCTATTTCAACTATCTGGTTCAGGAGCGTTCCCTGTCACCGGCCAGTTGTCGTGTTTACCTCCATGGCATCCGGTTTCTGTATTTGAAGGTGCTGCACTGGGCGCACTTCGATGTCACTCTGGTGCTGCCGAAGCGACCTCAACGTATTCCCGAATTACTGACACGTCAGGAAGTTGCGCGCCTTTTGGCCGCTGTTCTTAACCCCAAGCATCAAGCTCTGTTATCCGTCACCTATGGATGCGGCTTGCGCGTCAGCGAAGCGGTCGCGTTGAAGGTGAAAGACATTGATGGTGAACGCCACCTGCTTCGAATTGAGCAGGGCAAGGGCGCCAAAGACCGGATGGTGCCTCTGGCTCCCGGGTTACTCCGGGTGCTTCGTCGCTATTGGCAGATTCGCCATCCGATGCTCTGGTTATTTCCCAGCGATTTACTCCCAGACAGACACCTTCACATCACCACGCCTCAGAAGGTCTACCACACAGCCAAGACAACCAGTGGCATTGAAAAATGCGGTGGCATTCATGCCTTGCGCCATGCCTACGCCACACACCAGCTGGAGCGGGGTTTGCCCATTCATGAGCTGCAACGGCTCTTGGGGCACAGCGATTTGCGCAGCACTCAACGGTATCTGCACTGGTTGCCAGGCGTTACACCTCAAAACGGGGGTCCGGCTGACCTGATCGCACATCTCGGAGGTGCATGA
- a CDS encoding DUF2971 domain-containing protein, translating to MKVFHFMKKQHAVRNLETSRLKVATLDSMNDPYEFFLNFDGASQGNLENFKEHFTKKAGFLCFSRNLNDPVQWAHYAENHRGICWEFDIPEHILQKIEYLKVPISLKEEGEGWRDNLVKATLCKYEGWSYEKEYRILVDLESEEVTRESGLHFVKLEKVVAPTRVYTGIRCKLSADEKELFKRKGLEVVRMVQDQRSFSIIQA from the coding sequence GTGAAAGTTTTTCATTTTATGAAAAAGCAACATGCGGTGAGAAATCTTGAGACGTCGCGCCTTAAAGTTGCGACTTTAGATAGCATGAATGACCCGTATGAGTTCTTTCTTAACTTTGACGGCGCCTCCCAGGGCAATCTTGAAAACTTTAAAGAACATTTCACTAAGAAGGCTGGTTTTTTGTGTTTCTCGAGAAATCTAAATGATCCTGTTCAGTGGGCCCATTATGCAGAAAACCATCGAGGAATTTGTTGGGAATTTGATATTCCAGAGCATATCTTACAAAAGATTGAATATCTTAAGGTACCGATTAGCTTGAAAGAAGAAGGCGAAGGTTGGCGCGATAATTTGGTGAAGGCTACGCTTTGCAAATACGAAGGATGGTCTTACGAAAAAGAATACAGAATTCTGGTGGACTTAGAATCTGAAGAAGTTACTCGCGAATCTGGACTTCACTTTGTCAAACTTGAGAAGGTGGTAGCGCCAACCCGAGTTTATACTGGCATTCGCTGTAAGCTATCTGCCGACGAGAAAGAACTTTTTAAGCGCAAAGGCCTTGAAGTGGTTCGAATGGTTCAAGACCAGAGGTCTTTTTCCATCATACAAGCCTAA
- a CDS encoding Pycsar system effector family protein, producing the protein MKLVSTEIKQMNEDYYSKLDGIFKNVNEWLKFAEQKNAALLLLNGGMIWGVTRVFSAVDLVPKISYWFNLIGYSLISVSTLICIISFLPILQQRWFKPEKTCPSDNCLYFAHSAKYDARDYLKFLAKKLGYEKEKTIFTEFEIDLSKQIVTNSEIAFDKYKRFKLAAVFTILTVVLFLLSIGMINFME; encoded by the coding sequence ATGAAGTTGGTAAGCACTGAGATAAAGCAGATGAATGAGGACTATTATTCAAAGTTGGATGGCATTTTTAAAAATGTTAATGAATGGCTGAAATTTGCTGAACAAAAAAACGCAGCATTGCTCTTACTGAATGGTGGGATGATTTGGGGGGTTACACGAGTTTTCAGTGCCGTAGATCTCGTTCCAAAGATATCGTATTGGTTTAATCTAATAGGTTATTCACTTATTTCTGTCTCTACTTTAATTTGTATCATTTCCTTTCTACCCATTCTGCAACAACGATGGTTTAAACCCGAAAAAACCTGCCCATCTGACAACTGTTTATACTTCGCACATTCGGCGAAATATGATGCTCGGGATTATCTTAAATTTCTCGCTAAGAAATTGGGTTATGAAAAAGAAAAAACTATATTTACCGAGTTTGAAATTGACTTAAGTAAGCAAATAGTCACAAACTCAGAAATAGCATTTGATAAATATAAGCGATTTAAGTTAGCAGCTGTCTTTACTATATTGACGGTTGTCTTATTTTTGTTGTCTATTGGAATGATAAATTTCATGGAGTAA
- a CDS encoding IS30 family transposase, whose product MGYRQLTQAQRYQISAFLRVGWSQRKIAREINCHSSTISRELRRNRSLTEYEPMEASRLSIHRRKGARKSHKRAPSLIDWVAKQIQSEWSPDQIAGFMRRVGSIQVSHQWIYNLIYRDKIAGGDLWRYCRLPYQRRYQRHLAKRAGLGKIPNRVGIECRPKAVDDRLHIGHWEGDTILHGHKNSGAVTLVERRSGYLLAGCVPKLKAHLVTDVIIRELRPIRGAVQTMTLDNGSEFSDHQTFSKALSLTSYFCDPYRSSQRGSNENTNGLLRQYFPKGTDFAKVSRKATRQAVNRLNNRPRKRLGYRTPAEVFWGEYSGGLDTSGAALIT is encoded by the coding sequence ATGGGATACCGACAACTGACCCAGGCACAACGATACCAGATTTCGGCCTTCTTGAGAGTAGGCTGGAGCCAGCGGAAAATAGCCCGGGAGATCAACTGCCACAGCTCGACCATCAGTCGGGAGCTACGTCGTAATCGAAGCCTGACTGAATACGAGCCGATGGAAGCCAGTCGTTTGTCCATACATCGGCGCAAAGGAGCTCGCAAATCTCATAAACGAGCGCCCTCATTGATAGATTGGGTGGCCAAGCAGATTCAGAGTGAATGGAGTCCTGATCAGATAGCCGGTTTTATGAGGCGAGTTGGCAGTATCCAAGTCAGCCATCAGTGGATTTACAATCTGATTTACCGGGACAAAATAGCAGGTGGCGACCTCTGGAGGTATTGTCGCTTGCCTTACCAGAGACGTTATCAGCGCCATCTTGCCAAGCGAGCCGGGTTAGGCAAGATCCCGAATCGCGTAGGCATTGAGTGCCGCCCTAAAGCCGTCGATGATCGCCTGCATATAGGCCACTGGGAAGGAGATACAATCCTTCACGGGCATAAGAATTCAGGCGCGGTCACTCTGGTTGAAAGACGGTCCGGCTACCTGCTCGCAGGCTGTGTGCCGAAGCTGAAAGCCCACTTAGTTACAGATGTCATCATCCGTGAGTTAAGGCCGATCAGAGGGGCCGTACAGACGATGACACTGGACAACGGTTCTGAATTTTCGGACCACCAAACATTTAGCAAAGCGTTGTCGCTGACGTCGTATTTCTGTGACCCTTACCGGTCCAGTCAGCGTGGCTCCAACGAGAATACGAATGGCCTATTGAGGCAATACTTTCCGAAAGGCACTGACTTCGCCAAGGTGTCCAGAAAGGCAACCAGGCAAGCGGTGAACAGACTGAATAACCGACCACGAAAACGGCTGGGTTATCGCACACCGGCAGAAGTTTTCTGGGGCGAATACTCAGGAGGCTTGGATACGAGCGGTGCTGCACTTATTACTTGA
- a CDS encoding adenylate/guanylate cyclase domain-containing protein — MIGKDQLPENIKKIINKQVEKFNIRVFTEEVDEIPNVDDIPGEGSAKWLKIKDVICVFVDMKNSTKLSASHHAGTTGRAYTLFTGTAVRLFKEFGASYIDIKGDGVFALFNSNRVHAAFASAVTFKTFIKEEFTTKIANKTDVDTGVHIGIHQATLLVSKIGLRKSASRGDMHNEVWAGKTVNMASKLASLSDSNEIHVSDKYHSKLRSRKALYSCECDDSVFLWEEVDITNDDKFSFNKAMVLKSVWCKKHGATYLTEILDTD; from the coding sequence ATGATAGGTAAAGATCAATTACCTGAAAACATAAAAAAAATAATTAACAAACAAGTAGAAAAGTTTAATATACGCGTCTTTACTGAAGAAGTTGATGAAATACCTAATGTGGATGATATTCCTGGCGAGGGTTCTGCAAAATGGTTAAAAATAAAGGATGTAATATGTGTTTTCGTAGATATGAAAAATTCAACAAAACTCAGTGCATCGCATCATGCGGGAACTACTGGTAGAGCCTATACCCTTTTCACAGGTACAGCTGTTCGATTATTTAAAGAGTTTGGGGCCTCTTATATAGACATCAAAGGCGATGGTGTTTTTGCTTTGTTTAACTCAAATAGAGTACATGCGGCTTTTGCATCAGCCGTTACTTTCAAGACTTTTATAAAAGAAGAATTTACGACAAAAATAGCTAACAAAACTGATGTTGATACGGGTGTTCATATAGGTATCCATCAAGCCACATTGTTGGTAAGTAAAATAGGTCTTCGTAAAAGTGCTTCGAGAGGGGATATGCATAATGAGGTATGGGCGGGTAAAACAGTTAATATGGCTTCTAAGTTAGCTAGCCTGTCCGATAGCAATGAAATCCATGTTTCAGATAAATACCATTCAAAATTAAGGTCAAGAAAAGCATTATACTCATGCGAATGTGACGATTCTGTGTTTTTATGGGAAGAAGTAGATATTACGAATGACGATAAATTCTCGTTTAATAAGGCAATGGTTTTAAAGAGCGTTTGGTGTAAAAAGCATGGGGCAACTTATTTGACAGAAATTTTAGATACTGATTAA